Below is a genomic region from Aquamicrobium sp..
GCTCCCGGCGCAGCACGCCGACGAGGCGGCCGTTCATGAAGACGTTGAGCGGCGGATGCGCCGCCTTGCGCGCCATCAGAACAGGTCCTCGATGTCGCTGTCGCTGCCCTTGCTGCGCGGCCGCACCACGAGCTCGAGCCCGAGCGCGGACAGCGCCGCCATCAGCGTGCGCAGCTGCATCGCCGGCTCGCCGGCCTCCAGTCGCGAGACCGTGCCCTGCCGCAGGTGGATATGGCCGCCCAGCGCCGCCTGCGTC
It encodes:
- a CDS encoding helix-turn-helix domain-containing protein, with the translated sequence MTDQIARNEKQLGAILRRARKQAGLTQAALGGHIHLRQGTVSRLEAGEPAMQLRTLMAALSALGLELVVRPRSKGSDSDIEDLF